A region from the Cannabis sativa cultivar Pink pepper isolate KNU-18-1 chromosome 9, ASM2916894v1, whole genome shotgun sequence genome encodes:
- the LOC115723175 gene encoding UPF0613 protein PB24D3.06c — protein sequence MNLSLSSSASSSASLTSSSSSSSSSSSSTGSWLSGIVRGRSDRPGTVKMASNSAGSGSGDFSGPVVRKNQYRGVLFKYGSKPMQVAFKTGDYKQQVIFIGGLTDGFLATEYLEPLAIALDREKWSLVQFLMSSSYSGFGISSLQQDAMEVDQLISHLINKEDSEGVVLLGHSTGCQDIVHYMGTNAACSRAVRAAILQAPVSDREYRATLPETAGMIDLASSMIREGRGSELMPREADPTAPITAIRYHSLCSYMGDDDMFSSDLSDDQLRMRLGHMSNTPCQVIFSMADEYVPDYVDKKALVERLCKAMGGAEKVEVEYGNHSLSNRVDEAVKAIIDFVKRDGPKGWDDPWN from the exons ATGAATCTTTCGCTGTCTTCGTCGGCTTCTTCATCCGCTTCCTTGacatcttcatcttcttcttcttcttcctcgtctTCTTCGACCGGTTCTTGGCTCTCTGGCATCGTTCGCGGCCGGTCAGACCGGCCTGGTACCGTTAAGATGGCTAGCAACTCTGCTGGCTCTGGTTCTGGAGACTTTTCTGGTCCGGTCGTGCGGAAGAATCAGTACCGTGGAGTTTTGTTCAAGTATGGCTCCAAGCCTATGCAG GTTGCATTTAAAACAGGTGATTACAAGCAGCAAGTAATATTTATTGGTGGGCTAACTGATGGTTTTCTTGCAACAGA ATATTTAGAACCTCTTGCAATTGCATTGGATAGAGAGAAATGGTCACTTGTTCAATTTCTCATGTCATCATCGTATTCTGGATTTGGCATCTCCAGCTTGCAACAG GACGCTATGGAGGTTGATCaactaataagtcatcttataAACAAAGAAGACTCCGAGGGTGTTGTTCTACTTGGTCATAGTACTGGCTGCCAG GATATTGTGCATTACATGGGGACAAATGCTGCATGCTCTCGAGCTGTCCGTGCTGCCATTTTGCAG GCCCCAGTAAGTGATCGAGAATACAGAGCAACTCTCCCAGAAACAGCTGGTATGATTGACTTGGCTTCGTCCATGATAAGGGAAGGCCGTGGTTCAGAACTAATGCCTAGGGAAGCAGATCCAACTGCCCCAATAACTGCCATTAG GTATCACTCCCTGTGCTCATACATGGGAGATGATGACATGTTCAGTTCGGACCTTAGTGATGACCAACTGAGAATGAGACTTGGACACATGTCTAACACACCTTGCCAG gtaATATTTTCGATGGCAGACGAGTATGTGCCAGACTACGTGGACAAAAAGGCATTGGTGGAAag ATTGTGCAAAGCAATGGGGGGAGCAGAAAAAGTTGAAGTGGAATATGGAAATCACTCCCTCTCAAACAGAGTAGATGAAGCTGTCAAAGCAATCATTGACTTTGTTAAGAGAGATGGCCCCAAGGGTTGGGATGATCCCTGGAATTAG